In a genomic window of Hippoglossus stenolepis isolate QCI-W04-F060 chromosome 17, HSTE1.2, whole genome shotgun sequence:
- the apoa4a gene encoding apolipoprotein A-IV a, with amino-acid sequence MKFLVVLVLAVLTGCNGRLLQMHQPRHQVDMVKDAFWDYVAKATVTTEGSLKHIRQSELGQELNILISESTEAISTFADAMRTQVAPLTQELMAKVTQEAELLKARLEKDLAAVSTNLQPYTEDLASGLQRHVEELKNGVAPYAESMDPESLKAVMLQKSQELKEQLDTGVKQLQAQMVPITEEIKQKMEQSLEEFQRSMMPVAQSFQTRLTQKTQEIQENLAPYGEEFKVMLDKDARQLKKQLSALWRSFTKLTQ; translated from the exons ATGAAGTTCCTCGTGGTTCTCGTCCTCGCTGTCCTCACCG GTTGCAATGGCCGCCTCCTGCAGATGCACCAGCCCAGGCACCAGGTCGACATGGTGAAAGATGCTTTCTGGGACTACGTCGCCAAGGCAACCGTCACCACCGAGGGCTCGCTGAAGCACATCCGCCAGTCTGAGCTGGGACAGGAACTGAA catcCTCATCTCTGAGAGCACCGAGGCCATCAGCACGTTCGCCGACGCCATGCGTACTCAGGTGGCTCCTCTGACCCAGGAACTCATGGCCAAAGTTACCCAGGAGGCCGAGCTGCTGAAGGCTCGTCTCGAGAAAGATCTGGCCGCTGTGAGCACCAACCTGCAGCCCTACACCGAGGACCTGGCGTCCGGCCTCCAGAGGCacgtggaggagctgaagaacgGAGTGGCCCCCTACGCTGAGTCCATGGACCCCGAGTCCCTGAAGGCCGTGATGCTGCAGAAGAGccaggagctgaaggagcagctggACACAGGcgtgaagcagctgcaggccCAGATGGTTCCCATCACCGAGGAGATAAAGCAGAAGATGGAGCAGAGTCTGGAGGAGTTTCAGAGGAGCATGATGCCCGTGGCCCAGAGCTTCCAGACACGGCTGACCCAGAAAACCCAGGAGATCCAGGAGAACCTGGCTCCATACGGAGAGGAGTTCAAGGTCATGCTGGACAAAGACGCACGGCAGCTGAAGAAGCAGCTGTCTGCTCTCTGGAGGTCCTTCACCAAGCTGACCCAGTAA
- the apoea gene encoding apolipoprotein Ea, producing the protein MRVFSVIFVLAALSGCHARSIPWEDTLEKFKDYFTDLSSKSDEMLKDIRSSQVTRELDTLIQDSMTELTVYREDIQTKLAPYTQEAAQRLGDDLEWLGKKLRVHMDEGREQMEKYSVELQTMMEQNADDVRVRVSAYTRKMKKRLNKDAQEIKSQVAEYLEELQSRTSENVEQVQTRFEPYFTQVRDNTQAKVTTLNDLLISQVDKMAIKIQDAADDIKDRFENTAEDMRIILEKKMEEVRNWFQPFVTMITG; encoded by the exons ATGAGGGTCTTTTCAGTGATCTTTGTTCTGGCAGCTCTGTCTG GCTGCCATGCCAGGAGCATTCCCTGGGAGGACACCCTGGAGAAGTTCAAGGATTATTTCACAGATCTGAGCTCCAAGTCCGACGAGATGTTGAAGGACATCAGGAGCTCCCAGGTCACCAGAGAACTCGA caCCCTGATCCAGGACAGCATGACTGAGCTGACCGTGTACAGAGAGGACATTCAGACCAAGCTGGCTCCGTACACCCAGGAGGCCGCACAGCGTCTGGGCGATGACCTGGAGTGGCTGGGCAAAAAACTCCGTGTCCACATGGACGAGGGCCGGGAGCAGATGGAGAAGTACAGCGTGGAGCTGCAGACCATGATGGAGCAGAACGCCGACGACGTCCGGGTCAGGGTCTCCGCCTACACCCGCAAGATGAAGAAACGCCTCAACAAGGACGCACAGGAGATCaagag TCAAGTTGCTGAATACTTGGAGGAGCTCCAGTCCCGTACCTCAGAAAACGTGGAGCAGGTGCAGACCCGGTTCGAGCCTTATTTCACTCAGGTGCGAGACAACACCCAGGCAAAGGTCACCACCCTGAACGACCTGCTGATATCACAGGTAGACAAAATGGCGATCAAGATTCAGGACGCGGCCGACGACATCAAGGACCGCTTCGAGAATACAGCTGAAGACATGAGGATCATCCtggagaagaagatggaggaggtgcGCAACTGGTTCCAGCCTTTTGTCACCATGATCACAGGATAA
- the msto1 gene encoding protein misato homolog 1 isoform X1 — protein sequence MSGPCREVVTLQLGHYSNFVGTHWWNLQDASLSYDPEDQLGEIQSDVVFREGQTRGGHVTYTPRLIAMDLKGSLRTLRQEGNLYDAGKDTTAVTWEGSLLMHKESPISKNPFLEDLDKLDGEILAKGFPAAGSLRVDTVNSRLAQVQKAYRLEGDVKVWSDFLRIHLHPRTISVIHQYNHDGEAHRLEAFGQGEALLQGPVLEELEDKLHFFIEECDYLQGFQVLCDIADGFAGLGSKVTEMLQDSYSGKGILTWGIAPVSHRDSSPVKNLYHMLNCTLATAELANHSSFFCPLTLRGGLGRRPSSPTTFPHLNFDPSLWFHSSAVLALALDALTVPYRLRNNSVPMWQMADSLAVSGRKVVAAYGAVPFPMMHGSSLPDALSACSDALPWKPLSACPEPGDRQCYSQWATLKGFEDQRLISSLAPGTEPASPLHSLHSGEDVLSSYIGSFYPSAPLALQLVSTPSKLTPPFPQIFSQSLDPQGFLQSQAPPFGSPAPLVKSVPVMTSLQSGPAIGTWLSELHRAASAFDIRRVAPSFLSQGPEMADYEEAMEQLGLMARCYRDSSGGTNRSSSSEDD from the exons ATGAGCGGCCCCTGCAGGGAAGTCGTCACTCTCCAGCTCGGACACTATTCTAACTTCGTGGGGACCCACTGGTGGAACCTACAG GATGCCTCTTTATCGTACGACCCGGAGGATCAGCTGGGAGAGATCCAGAGCGATGTGGTGTTTCGTGAAGGACAGACCCGGGGCGGACACGTCACCTACACTCCTCGCCTCATCGCCATGGACCTCAAAG gAAGTCTTCGGACGCTGCGGCAGGAGGGAAATCTGTACGATGCCGGAAAAGACACGACGGCTGTCACATG GGAGGGAAGTCTCCTGATGCATAAAGAAAGTCCCATATCGAAGAACCCTTTTCTTGAAGATCTGGATAAATTGGAT GGAGAGATACTCGCCAAGGGTTTCCCAG CAGCTGGTTCTCTGAGAGTGGACACGGTGAACAGTCGACTGGCCCAAGTCCAAAAGGCCTACAGGCTGGAGGGCGACGTGAAGGTCTGGTCCGACTTCCTCAGGATCCACCTGCACCCTCGCACCATCTCTGTCATCCATCAGTACAACCACGACGG cgagGCTCATCGGCTGGAGGCCTTCGGTCAGGGAGAAGCTCTCCTGCAGGGGCCGGTGCtcgaggagctggaggacaaaCTGCACTTCTTTATAGAAGAGTGTGATTACCTCCAG gGTTTCCAGGTGTTATGTGACATTGCTGATGGGTTTGCAGGgctggggtcaaaggtcacagagatGCTACAGGACTCTTACAGCGGGAAAGGCATCCTGACCTGGGGCATAGCACCCGTCAGTCACCGTGACTCA AGTCCAGTGAAGAACCTCTACCACATGCTGAACTGCACATTGGCGACGGCTGAactggccaatcacagctctttcTTCTGCCCGTTGACTCTCCGTGGTGGACTGGGCCGACGCCCCTCCTCTCCCACAACCTTCCCTCACCTCAATTTTGAT CCGTCACTGTGGTTCCACTCCAGCGCCGTCTTGGCTCTGGCCCTGGACGCCCTCACTGTCCCTTACAGGCTGAGGAACAACAGCGTCCCCATGTGGCAGATGGCAGACTCGCTGGCCGTATCGGGGAGAAAG GTGGTGGCCGCTTACGGTGCCGTCCCCTTTCCCATGATGCACGGCAGCTCTCTCCCCGACGCCCTGAGCGCCTGTTCGGATGCTCTGCCCTGGAAGCCTCTGTCAGCGTGTCCGGAACCAGGCGACCGACAATGCTACAGCCAGTGGGCGACACTCAAAGGCTTTGAGGACCAGAGACTAATCAG CTCTCTGGCCCCAGGGACTGAACCGGCCTCTCCTCTGCACAGCCTCCACAGCGGAGAAGACGTCCTGTCGTCTTACATCGGATCTTTCTatccctcagctcctct CGCTCTGCAGCTGGTGTCGACTCCCAGTAAGCTGACGCCACCGTTCCCTCAGATCTTCAGCCAGTCCCTGGATCCTCAAGGCTTCCTGCAGAGCCAGGCCCCCCCCTTCGGCT CGCCAGCCCCTTTGGTTAAATCCGTACCCGTCATGACGTCCCTTCAGTCCGGGCCTGCAATCGGCACGTGGCTGTCGGAGCTGCATCGTGCTGCCAGCGCTTTCGACATCCGCCGCGTGGCCCCTAGCTTCCTCTCCCAGGGCCCCGAGATGGCCGACTATGAAGAGGCCATGGAGCAGCTGGGTCTAATGGCCCGATGTTACAGAGACAGCAGCGGCGGGACGAAtcgctcttcttcctctgaagACGACTGA
- the msto1 gene encoding protein misato homolog 1 isoform X2, whose product MSGPCREVVTLQLGHYSNFVGTHWWNLQDASLSYDPEDQLGEIQSDVVFREGQTRGGHVTYTPRLIAMDLKGSLRTLRQEGNLYDAGKDTTAVTWEGSLLMHKESPISKNPFLEDLDKLDGEILAKGFPAGSLRVDTVNSRLAQVQKAYRLEGDVKVWSDFLRIHLHPRTISVIHQYNHDGEAHRLEAFGQGEALLQGPVLEELEDKLHFFIEECDYLQGFQVLCDIADGFAGLGSKVTEMLQDSYSGKGILTWGIAPVSHRDSSPVKNLYHMLNCTLATAELANHSSFFCPLTLRGGLGRRPSSPTTFPHLNFDPSLWFHSSAVLALALDALTVPYRLRNNSVPMWQMADSLAVSGRKVVAAYGAVPFPMMHGSSLPDALSACSDALPWKPLSACPEPGDRQCYSQWATLKGFEDQRLISSLAPGTEPASPLHSLHSGEDVLSSYIGSFYPSAPLALQLVSTPSKLTPPFPQIFSQSLDPQGFLQSQAPPFGSPAPLVKSVPVMTSLQSGPAIGTWLSELHRAASAFDIRRVAPSFLSQGPEMADYEEAMEQLGLMARCYRDSSGGTNRSSSSEDD is encoded by the exons ATGAGCGGCCCCTGCAGGGAAGTCGTCACTCTCCAGCTCGGACACTATTCTAACTTCGTGGGGACCCACTGGTGGAACCTACAG GATGCCTCTTTATCGTACGACCCGGAGGATCAGCTGGGAGAGATCCAGAGCGATGTGGTGTTTCGTGAAGGACAGACCCGGGGCGGACACGTCACCTACACTCCTCGCCTCATCGCCATGGACCTCAAAG gAAGTCTTCGGACGCTGCGGCAGGAGGGAAATCTGTACGATGCCGGAAAAGACACGACGGCTGTCACATG GGAGGGAAGTCTCCTGATGCATAAAGAAAGTCCCATATCGAAGAACCCTTTTCTTGAAGATCTGGATAAATTGGAT GGAGAGATACTCGCCAAGGGTTTCCCAG CTGGTTCTCTGAGAGTGGACACGGTGAACAGTCGACTGGCCCAAGTCCAAAAGGCCTACAGGCTGGAGGGCGACGTGAAGGTCTGGTCCGACTTCCTCAGGATCCACCTGCACCCTCGCACCATCTCTGTCATCCATCAGTACAACCACGACGG cgagGCTCATCGGCTGGAGGCCTTCGGTCAGGGAGAAGCTCTCCTGCAGGGGCCGGTGCtcgaggagctggaggacaaaCTGCACTTCTTTATAGAAGAGTGTGATTACCTCCAG gGTTTCCAGGTGTTATGTGACATTGCTGATGGGTTTGCAGGgctggggtcaaaggtcacagagatGCTACAGGACTCTTACAGCGGGAAAGGCATCCTGACCTGGGGCATAGCACCCGTCAGTCACCGTGACTCA AGTCCAGTGAAGAACCTCTACCACATGCTGAACTGCACATTGGCGACGGCTGAactggccaatcacagctctttcTTCTGCCCGTTGACTCTCCGTGGTGGACTGGGCCGACGCCCCTCCTCTCCCACAACCTTCCCTCACCTCAATTTTGAT CCGTCACTGTGGTTCCACTCCAGCGCCGTCTTGGCTCTGGCCCTGGACGCCCTCACTGTCCCTTACAGGCTGAGGAACAACAGCGTCCCCATGTGGCAGATGGCAGACTCGCTGGCCGTATCGGGGAGAAAG GTGGTGGCCGCTTACGGTGCCGTCCCCTTTCCCATGATGCACGGCAGCTCTCTCCCCGACGCCCTGAGCGCCTGTTCGGATGCTCTGCCCTGGAAGCCTCTGTCAGCGTGTCCGGAACCAGGCGACCGACAATGCTACAGCCAGTGGGCGACACTCAAAGGCTTTGAGGACCAGAGACTAATCAG CTCTCTGGCCCCAGGGACTGAACCGGCCTCTCCTCTGCACAGCCTCCACAGCGGAGAAGACGTCCTGTCGTCTTACATCGGATCTTTCTatccctcagctcctct CGCTCTGCAGCTGGTGTCGACTCCCAGTAAGCTGACGCCACCGTTCCCTCAGATCTTCAGCCAGTCCCTGGATCCTCAAGGCTTCCTGCAGAGCCAGGCCCCCCCCTTCGGCT CGCCAGCCCCTTTGGTTAAATCCGTACCCGTCATGACGTCCCTTCAGTCCGGGCCTGCAATCGGCACGTGGCTGTCGGAGCTGCATCGTGCTGCCAGCGCTTTCGACATCCGCCGCGTGGCCCCTAGCTTCCTCTCCCAGGGCCCCGAGATGGCCGACTATGAAGAGGCCATGGAGCAGCTGGGTCTAATGGCCCGATGTTACAGAGACAGCAGCGGCGGGACGAAtcgctcttcttcctctgaagACGACTGA
- the LOC118125256 gene encoding serine/arginine-rich splicing factor 4 isoform X2 has translation MEAMVVVAAAEVVEGTTRNRYNHPHRLQGNPEVIKLQVGGYGRWGRDRYGPPIRTDYRLIVENLSSRCSWQDLKDYMRQAGEVTYADTHKGRKNEGVIEFRLYSDMKRALEKLDGTEVNGRKIRLIEDRPGARRRRSYSRSRSHSRSRSRSRRSRKSRSRSESSSRSRSRSRAASQSRSRSRSKKNKTKIKKEEEERSNGAQKNKDRSRSRSPKSRSPKSRSPKSRSPKSKKGKKEGKKIKKEDSHSRSRSRSRSRSRSGVKDRSRKSGSKGREPPKSDDEGREPERRVSRSRSRSPVDLKSRARSKSRSKSKSRSPTPAKARTHSRSASRSESRSKSRSPSRSRSRS, from the exons ATGGAGGCtatggtggtggtggcggcggcggaggTGGTGGAAGGA ACAACGAGAAACCGTTACAATCACCCTCACAGACTACAGGGCAACCCAGAAGTCATCAAACTACAAGTGg GTGGATATGGGCGCTGGGGAAGAGACAGATATGGTCCGCCTATAAGGACAGATTATCGGCTCATTGTTGAGAATCTTTCCAGCCGCTGCAGCTGGCAGGATTTAAAG GACTACATGAGGCAGGCAGGGGAGGTGACTTACGCCGACACCCACAAGGGCCGGAAAAACGAGGGGGTGATAGAGTTCAGGCTCTACTCTGACATGAAGAGGGCCCTGGAGAAGCTGGACGGCACCGAGGTGAACGGCAGAAAGATCCGGCTCATTGAGGACCGACCTGGAGCCCGGCGCCGCCGCTCTTATTCCCGCAGTCGCAGCCACTCCAG GTCTCGCTCCAGGAGCCGCAGGTCTCGCAAGAGCCGCAGCCGCAGTGAGAGCAGCAGTCGCAGCCGCTCTCGCTCCAG GGCGGCGTCCCAGTCCCGCAGCCGATCTCGCAGCAAGAAGAATAAGACTAAGAtcaagaaggaggaagaggagcgcaGCAACGGCGCTCAGAAGAACAAGGATCGCAGCAGGAGCCGCTCCCCGAAAAGCCGCAGCCCTAAGAGCCGCTCCCCGAAAAGCCGCAGCCCCAAGAGcaaaaaggggaagaaagaagggaagaagaTAAAGAAGGAGGATTCCCACTCCAGATCCCGCTCTCGCTCCAGGTCTCGTTCTAGATCAGGAGTGAAAGATCGCTCCAGGAAATCTGGCTCAAAGGGCCGCGAGCCGCCCAAGAGTGACGACGAGGGACGCGAGCCCGAGAGGAGGGTCTCTCGCTCCCGCTCCCGCAGCCCGGTCGACCTCAAATCCAGAGCCAGGTCCAAATCCAGGTCTAAATCCAAGTCCCGTTCCCCCACACCTGCCAAAGCCCGCACGCACTCCCGCTCCGCCTCACGATCAGAGTCCCGCTCCAAATCCCGCTCCCCGTCTCGTTCTCGTTCCCGCTCCTAG
- the LOC118125256 gene encoding serine/arginine-rich splicing factor 6 isoform X4 translates to MSRVYIGRLSYRAREKDVERFFKGYGKILEVDLKNGYGFVEFDDPRDADDAVYDLNGKELCGERVIVEHTKGPRRDGGYGGGGGGGGGGRNNEKPLQSPSQTTGQPRSHQTTSGYGRWGRDRYGPPIRTDYRLIVENLSSRCSWQDLKDYMRQAGEVTYADTHKGRKNEGVIEFRLYSDMKRALEKLDGTEVNGRKIRLIEDRPGARRRRSYSRSRSHSRSRSRSRRSRKSRSRSESSSRSRSRSRAASQSRSRSRSKKNKTKIKKEEEERSNGAQKNKDRSRSRSPKSRSPKSRSPKSRSPKSKKGKKEGKKIKKEDSHSRSRSRSRSRSRSGVKDRSRKSGSKGREPPKSDDEGREPERRVSRSRSRSPVDLKSRARSKSRSKSKSRSPTPAKARTHSRSASRSESRSKSRSPSRSRSRS, encoded by the exons ATGTCCAGGGTGTACATCGGCCGACTGAGCTACCGGGCCCGGGAGAAGGACGTGGAGCGGTTCTTCAAGGGCTACGGGAAGATCCTGGAGGTCGACCTGAAGAACGG GTATGGGTTTGTTGAATTCGATGACCCCCGCGACGCAGACGATGCTGTCTATGACCTGAACGGCAAAGAGCTGTGTGGAGAGCGGGTCATTGTGGAGCACACCAAGGGGCCCCGTCGTGATGGAGGCtatggtggtggtggcggcggcggaggTGGTGGAAGGA ACAACGAGAAACCGTTACAATCACCCTCACAGACTACAGGGCAACCCAGAAGTCATCAAACTACAA GTGGATATGGGCGCTGGGGAAGAGACAGATATGGTCCGCCTATAAGGACAGATTATCGGCTCATTGTTGAGAATCTTTCCAGCCGCTGCAGCTGGCAGGATTTAAAG GACTACATGAGGCAGGCAGGGGAGGTGACTTACGCCGACACCCACAAGGGCCGGAAAAACGAGGGGGTGATAGAGTTCAGGCTCTACTCTGACATGAAGAGGGCCCTGGAGAAGCTGGACGGCACCGAGGTGAACGGCAGAAAGATCCGGCTCATTGAGGACCGACCTGGAGCCCGGCGCCGCCGCTCTTATTCCCGCAGTCGCAGCCACTCCAG GTCTCGCTCCAGGAGCCGCAGGTCTCGCAAGAGCCGCAGCCGCAGTGAGAGCAGCAGTCGCAGCCGCTCTCGCTCCAG GGCGGCGTCCCAGTCCCGCAGCCGATCTCGCAGCAAGAAGAATAAGACTAAGAtcaagaaggaggaagaggagcgcaGCAACGGCGCTCAGAAGAACAAGGATCGCAGCAGGAGCCGCTCCCCGAAAAGCCGCAGCCCTAAGAGCCGCTCCCCGAAAAGCCGCAGCCCCAAGAGcaaaaaggggaagaaagaagggaagaagaTAAAGAAGGAGGATTCCCACTCCAGATCCCGCTCTCGCTCCAGGTCTCGTTCTAGATCAGGAGTGAAAGATCGCTCCAGGAAATCTGGCTCAAAGGGCCGCGAGCCGCCCAAGAGTGACGACGAGGGACGCGAGCCCGAGAGGAGGGTCTCTCGCTCCCGCTCCCGCAGCCCGGTCGACCTCAAATCCAGAGCCAGGTCCAAATCCAGGTCTAAATCCAAGTCCCGTTCCCCCACACCTGCCAAAGCCCGCACGCACTCCCGCTCCGCCTCACGATCAGAGTCCCGCTCCAAATCCCGCTCCCCGTCTCGTTCTCGTTCCCGCTCCTAG
- the LOC118125256 gene encoding serine/arginine-rich splicing factor 6 isoform X1 has protein sequence MSRVYIGRLSYRAREKDVERFFKGYGKILEVDLKNGYGFVEFDDPRDADDAVYDLNGKELCGERVIVEHTKGPRRDGGYGGGGGGGGGGRSGYGRWGRDRYGPPIRTDYRLIVENLSSRCSWQDLKDYMRQAGEVTYADTHKGRKNEGVIEFRLYSDMKRALEKLDGTEVNGRKIRLIEDRPGARRRRSYSRSRSHSRSRSRSRRSRKSRSRSESSSRSRSRSRAASQSRSRSRSKKNKTKIKKEEEERSNGAQKNKDRSRSRSPKSRSPKSRSPKSRSPKSKKGKKEGKKIKKEDSHSRSRSRSRSRSRSGVKDRSRKSGSKGREPPKSDDEGREPERRVSRSRSRSPVDLKSRARSKSRSKSKSRSPTPAKARTHSRSASRSESRSKSRSPSRSRSRS, from the exons ATGTCCAGGGTGTACATCGGCCGACTGAGCTACCGGGCCCGGGAGAAGGACGTGGAGCGGTTCTTCAAGGGCTACGGGAAGATCCTGGAGGTCGACCTGAAGAACGG GTATGGGTTTGTTGAATTCGATGACCCCCGCGACGCAGACGATGCTGTCTATGACCTGAACGGCAAAGAGCTGTGTGGAGAGCGGGTCATTGTGGAGCACACCAAGGGGCCCCGTCGTGATGGAGGCtatggtggtggtggcggcggcggaggTGGTGGAAGGA GTGGATATGGGCGCTGGGGAAGAGACAGATATGGTCCGCCTATAAGGACAGATTATCGGCTCATTGTTGAGAATCTTTCCAGCCGCTGCAGCTGGCAGGATTTAAAG GACTACATGAGGCAGGCAGGGGAGGTGACTTACGCCGACACCCACAAGGGCCGGAAAAACGAGGGGGTGATAGAGTTCAGGCTCTACTCTGACATGAAGAGGGCCCTGGAGAAGCTGGACGGCACCGAGGTGAACGGCAGAAAGATCCGGCTCATTGAGGACCGACCTGGAGCCCGGCGCCGCCGCTCTTATTCCCGCAGTCGCAGCCACTCCAG GTCTCGCTCCAGGAGCCGCAGGTCTCGCAAGAGCCGCAGCCGCAGTGAGAGCAGCAGTCGCAGCCGCTCTCGCTCCAG GGCGGCGTCCCAGTCCCGCAGCCGATCTCGCAGCAAGAAGAATAAGACTAAGAtcaagaaggaggaagaggagcgcaGCAACGGCGCTCAGAAGAACAAGGATCGCAGCAGGAGCCGCTCCCCGAAAAGCCGCAGCCCTAAGAGCCGCTCCCCGAAAAGCCGCAGCCCCAAGAGcaaaaaggggaagaaagaagggaagaagaTAAAGAAGGAGGATTCCCACTCCAGATCCCGCTCTCGCTCCAGGTCTCGTTCTAGATCAGGAGTGAAAGATCGCTCCAGGAAATCTGGCTCAAAGGGCCGCGAGCCGCCCAAGAGTGACGACGAGGGACGCGAGCCCGAGAGGAGGGTCTCTCGCTCCCGCTCCCGCAGCCCGGTCGACCTCAAATCCAGAGCCAGGTCCAAATCCAGGTCTAAATCCAAGTCCCGTTCCCCCACACCTGCCAAAGCCCGCACGCACTCCCGCTCCGCCTCACGATCAGAGTCCCGCTCCAAATCCCGCTCCCCGTCTCGTTCTCGTTCCCGCTCCTAG
- the LOC118125256 gene encoding serine/arginine-rich splicing factor 4 isoform X3 has protein sequence MKTAFPIRPRPGGEDAMGLGTDVGSALIGGYGRWGRDRYGPPIRTDYRLIVENLSSRCSWQDLKDYMRQAGEVTYADTHKGRKNEGVIEFRLYSDMKRALEKLDGTEVNGRKIRLIEDRPGARRRRSYSRSRSHSRSRSRSRRSRKSRSRSESSSRSRSRSRAASQSRSRSRSKKNKTKIKKEEEERSNGAQKNKDRSRSRSPKSRSPKSRSPKSRSPKSKKGKKEGKKIKKEDSHSRSRSRSRSRSRSGVKDRSRKSGSKGREPPKSDDEGREPERRVSRSRSRSPVDLKSRARSKSRSKSKSRSPTPAKARTHSRSASRSESRSKSRSPSRSRSRS, from the exons ATGAAGACCGCTTTTCCCATTAGGCCCAGGCCGGGTGGTGAGGATGCCATGGGGTTAGGAACAGATGTGGGTTCAGCTCTTATAG GTGGATATGGGCGCTGGGGAAGAGACAGATATGGTCCGCCTATAAGGACAGATTATCGGCTCATTGTTGAGAATCTTTCCAGCCGCTGCAGCTGGCAGGATTTAAAG GACTACATGAGGCAGGCAGGGGAGGTGACTTACGCCGACACCCACAAGGGCCGGAAAAACGAGGGGGTGATAGAGTTCAGGCTCTACTCTGACATGAAGAGGGCCCTGGAGAAGCTGGACGGCACCGAGGTGAACGGCAGAAAGATCCGGCTCATTGAGGACCGACCTGGAGCCCGGCGCCGCCGCTCTTATTCCCGCAGTCGCAGCCACTCCAG GTCTCGCTCCAGGAGCCGCAGGTCTCGCAAGAGCCGCAGCCGCAGTGAGAGCAGCAGTCGCAGCCGCTCTCGCTCCAG GGCGGCGTCCCAGTCCCGCAGCCGATCTCGCAGCAAGAAGAATAAGACTAAGAtcaagaaggaggaagaggagcgcaGCAACGGCGCTCAGAAGAACAAGGATCGCAGCAGGAGCCGCTCCCCGAAAAGCCGCAGCCCTAAGAGCCGCTCCCCGAAAAGCCGCAGCCCCAAGAGcaaaaaggggaagaaagaagggaagaagaTAAAGAAGGAGGATTCCCACTCCAGATCCCGCTCTCGCTCCAGGTCTCGTTCTAGATCAGGAGTGAAAGATCGCTCCAGGAAATCTGGCTCAAAGGGCCGCGAGCCGCCCAAGAGTGACGACGAGGGACGCGAGCCCGAGAGGAGGGTCTCTCGCTCCCGCTCCCGCAGCCCGGTCGACCTCAAATCCAGAGCCAGGTCCAAATCCAGGTCTAAATCCAAGTCCCGTTCCCCCACACCTGCCAAAGCCCGCACGCACTCCCGCTCCGCCTCACGATCAGAGTCCCGCTCCAAATCCCGCTCCCCGTCTCGTTCTCGTTCCCGCTCCTAG